A window of Paenibacillus polygoni contains these coding sequences:
- a CDS encoding EAL domain-containing protein, whose translation MFSCSNCSSTELIYEIKMTGEHNLSVIKDIIPHLLAQSSITRYTSDTLFIRESELNSLNDFFQDHMHLDHIKFRIFEEQWQPFRNWTMMQSLQWVDEIIMQKRITCYAQPIVNQEGAVMAYEMLARFIHEDGKLLSPLQVFEAAKTRGRLYALDRLCRMESVRASAGLPGFIFINFIPTSIYSPEHCLTSTIQTAEEIGVSPSKFVFEVVETEKVDDLEHLKNILGFYKERGFKYALDDVGEGYSTIELLREMKPHYMKLDKKYVQGVAGDENKQKVAQTMLEAALQVDAVPLAEGIEEPSDYIWLRDRGFRLFQGYLFGRPAPIDTFVL comes from the coding sequence ATGTTTTCTTGCTCGAATTGTTCCTCTACGGAACTGATTTACGAAATAAAAATGACCGGAGAACACAATCTTTCCGTCATAAAAGATATTATCCCTCATCTTTTAGCCCAATCCTCGATCACGCGTTACACTTCTGATACACTGTTCATTCGCGAATCGGAACTAAACAGCCTAAATGACTTTTTTCAGGATCATATGCATTTAGATCATATCAAATTCCGTATCTTTGAGGAGCAGTGGCAGCCTTTTCGTAATTGGACTATGATGCAATCCCTGCAGTGGGTAGATGAAATCATTATGCAGAAGCGAATCACCTGTTATGCCCAGCCGATTGTTAACCAAGAAGGAGCCGTCATGGCTTACGAAATGCTGGCTCGTTTTATTCACGAAGATGGGAAGCTTTTATCTCCTTTACAAGTGTTTGAAGCAGCAAAAACTCGGGGGCGTCTATATGCTCTGGATAGACTATGCCGAATGGAATCCGTGCGCGCATCAGCCGGCTTGCCTGGATTTATATTCATCAATTTTATTCCAACGTCGATCTATTCTCCTGAGCATTGTTTAACCTCCACTATTCAGACAGCAGAAGAAATCGGTGTCTCTCCCTCTAAATTTGTCTTCGAAGTCGTTGAGACCGAAAAGGTAGATGACTTGGAACATCTGAAGAATATTCTCGGCTTCTACAAAGAACGCGGATTCAAATATGCACTGGATGATGTAGGTGAAGGATATAGCACGATTGAGCTTCTGCGAGAGATGAAACCGCACTATATGAAACTGGATAAGAAATATGTGCAAGGAGTGGCAGGAGACGAAAACAAACAAAAAGTAGCACAGACGATGCTCGAGGCAGCATTACAAGTAGATGCTGTTCCACTTGCCGAAGGTATTGAAGAGCCCAGTGATTATATATGGTTACGTGACCGGGGATTTCGCCTATTCCAGGGATACTTATTCGGACGACCTGCACCTATCGATACCTTTGTTTTATAA
- a CDS encoding ABC transporter substrate-binding protein: protein MKKKKRSSLVMLTLALSLALSACGGGNSNSSSGDQVKISFIHWNSDAEVWNEIISNFETDNPGIEVSMQTFPSEQYQTTAQAKLMDGSVGDVFASFPGAQFESLAKAGIYTDLTGESFVDNYKPDLIKSGEKEGKQYALPYNLIYNIPVYNVGLFEKYGLTPPDDWEGFLALCEKLKSKGIIPLAFPGADIGPGQFMNPMMMNNAPDEEIFAKLEAGDSKLTDEWWVKTLAQFKELNDKGYFQDGALGTNTDGAIALFVQEKAAMLATGSYSMSAILAGNPDLSLNLLAPITVASSEAKYEGIHTTTFMLGVNSKSKHPEEAKKFLAYLSSTEVASKVANETEQDVPVKDIEYTAPALQAISDWSTKNTRFQPRYLIKSIEIQKAVTSSIQEVISGITPEKAAQNAQVIVDQQLNQ, encoded by the coding sequence ATGAAAAAGAAAAAACGTTCGTCTCTGGTGATGCTCACACTTGCACTCTCCCTTGCTCTCAGTGCATGCGGTGGAGGAAATAGCAATTCTTCCTCGGGAGATCAAGTGAAAATCAGCTTCATTCACTGGAATAGTGATGCAGAAGTATGGAATGAAATTATTAGTAATTTTGAAACTGACAATCCGGGGATTGAAGTATCCATGCAGACATTTCCTTCGGAACAATACCAGACTACTGCACAAGCGAAGCTAATGGATGGTTCAGTTGGTGATGTGTTCGCCTCTTTCCCTGGTGCACAGTTTGAATCCTTGGCGAAAGCAGGAATTTATACCGACCTTACAGGTGAATCTTTTGTGGACAACTACAAACCAGATCTCATTAAATCTGGCGAAAAAGAAGGTAAGCAGTATGCTCTCCCCTACAATCTGATCTATAACATTCCTGTATATAATGTAGGTTTGTTTGAGAAATACGGACTGACTCCCCCTGATGACTGGGAGGGATTCCTTGCTCTATGTGAAAAGCTCAAAAGTAAAGGGATCATCCCGCTCGCTTTCCCGGGTGCCGATATCGGACCAGGACAGTTTATGAACCCGATGATGATGAACAATGCACCGGATGAAGAGATTTTTGCCAAGCTAGAAGCTGGAGATTCAAAACTCACGGATGAATGGTGGGTGAAGACGCTGGCTCAGTTCAAGGAACTAAATGACAAAGGTTACTTCCAGGACGGCGCACTGGGTACGAACACCGATGGGGCGATTGCTCTTTTTGTTCAGGAAAAAGCAGCTATGCTGGCTACAGGATCTTATTCCATGTCAGCCATACTGGCAGGAAATCCAGACCTTAGTCTAAACCTGCTTGCACCGATCACGGTAGCTTCTTCGGAAGCCAAATATGAAGGCATTCATACAACAACCTTTATGCTGGGCGTGAATAGTAAGTCTAAGCACCCGGAAGAAGCCAAGAAGTTCCTTGCCTATCTTAGCAGCACAGAGGTTGCGAGCAAGGTAGCCAATGAAACAGAGCAAGATGTTCCTGTAAAAGACATTGAGTATACAGCACCTGCTCTGCAAGCGATTAGTGACTGGAGTACGAAAAACACCCGCTTCCAGCCGCGTTATCTCATCAAGAGTATTGAGATCCAAAAAGCCGTAACAAGCTCGATTCAGGAAGTGATTTCAGGTATAACACCGGAGAAAGCTGCTCAAAATGCACAGGTTATCGTGGATCAGCAGCTAAATCAGTAA